Genomic window (Granulicella arctica):
TCGCTCCTATGAGAGCGTGACCCGCACGAGGGCCTTGTGTTCGCGGGACGATGTAGATGTCTGTTGTTCGGATAACATCACGCAGCTTTAAGGATGAAGGCAGTCCTACGGAAAGCATCTGGCCTTTACGCGGGATAACCGAAGTGAGGCTCCATGCGCCTTGAGTGTGGACCAAATACGGTGTGTCGAGAGAACCGGTTGTGGTATCGAGGCGGATGTTGCGATTTGAGTCGACGGCGGAGCGTAGCGCGGTGTGCTCACGAATCGTAATGGTGGTGTTTCGAACGGCGGCGAGGAGAGCGGCAGCGAGTTGGCGCGGGTCCACACTACGCTCGTCGAGCATTTGGAAGTGGTTTGAACCTGGCGTGAGTGCGGGGAGCATCGCGGAATCAAATGCGTTGGCGTAGCTTGGGTGAGCTTGAAAGGTGCGGCTGGTCTGAAAGGGGACAGCGCATCCTGAGAGGGCTTCGATGGAAGAGAGAAACTGCGGGTAGAGCGCAACACTTCGCTCGGAGAGGGGTTTGAGTTGCGAGGGGTTCTCTGGGTCTTGGGCAGCCAGCATTCCGGCGGCAGCGATGCTGGTATGGGAAAGCGCGGTGTCGCGGTCGAGGACCGTGACACGGGCACCGCAGCGATGAAGCTCGAGGGCCAGCGCGAGACCGATGATACCCGCTCCTGCGATGCAGACATCAGGAGACGCCTCTAAGTTTTGCCTTGCACGCCGCATAGAGAGAGTTTAGATGGACTGTTGAGGGATATAGTTTCTGTGAGCTGTTTTCGTGCGGTGCTTCGAGTAAAGCCGAACGTCCAACGATACGATTGATTACTTAGACTTGAGATCTGCCAAGGAGAGCGTGAATGAGCGAAAGCGAATACGGAACAGAACGATCGGCGTCAGGGGCGTTTATTGCGGTGGTGGCGATTGCCTTGCTGCTTTCGATTGGCGCGCTGGTTTGGTGCTACGGATTGCAGAATCACCTCGGTGTCGCGGAGAAACGTCTGGCGGATGCGGACCAGAAAAATGCACTTCTCTCGGACAAGCTGGATGCGACGAATGCCAAATTGCGCGCGACGAGCGAGACGATGGGTCAGAGCGTTGGCATCACCCAGCGGCAGATCGAAGCAAGGACTGCGAGTATTATCGCTTCGCAGAAGACCGAGACAGCACGCCTGGAACAGCAGCAGGCTGCAACACAGAAGCAGATTGGTGCTGTGTCGACGGATGTGGCGAGTGTGAAGACGGACGTCGGCGGCGTGAAAACGGATGTCGCATCGACTAAGACCGACCTCGAGTCGACGAAGTCGCAACTCAATCGCGTTGTTGGCGATGCCGGCGTGATGAGCGGGCTGATCGCAACAAACCATGGCGAGTTAGAGATCCTGAAGCACAAGGGCGATCGGAACTACTTCGAATTCACCTTGCAAAAGGGCGCTAAGCCGATGCTGGTCTCCTCGATCAAGCTGCAGCTGAAGAAGGTGGACGACAAGCGGTCGCGGTTCACGCTCAATGTAAGCGCGGACGATCGCAACATTGAGAAGAAGGACAAGAGCCTCGATGAGCCAGTACAGTTCTACTCCGGCAAGGACCCGTTGCTGTACGAGATCGTCGTCAACTCAATGGAGAAGAACAAGGTTTCCGGATACCTTTCAACCCCGAAGAATGCACCGCAACCGGCTGCTGCGCCGTAACGAAGACATCACAAACGCAGAAATGGGGACGCTGCCTGCGTCCCCATTTCTGCGTTTGCCTGGTTGGATTACTTCTTCTTTGTGGCTGCCTTTTTAGCTGTCTTCTTTGCTGCCTTTTTGGTTGCCATTTGCCTGTTCTCCCTAACGATCAAGCATCGGTGCCGCAACATGCTGCATTGCAGCTAACGAAGGTATAGTTTTGTGCAAAATAAGTGTCAAGGAAAAAAGTACAACCTCGCAAAGTATTTTTTAGAGGAAGAGATTTTGGGATCACATTCAAGCCATCTCTCGACTCAGAGGTGATGATGAAAGCGTTCCATGTGAGGCAGAAACATGCCGGCAAGACCTGCCAGAAAGTCTTGCAAGGTGTGGGCGATCATGAAAGCGCTAAGTTTGCCGCGCTGCACAGTGAGCAGCGTAAGCGACGACTACAGATAACCCTTCGTACGCTTCAAAGAGCACAAAAAATGGCGGCGATGGCGATACCCGAAACGAAGCAGTCAGTACGGTAAAGGACGATCAGTGTGCTTATGTGCCAAGCAGTAGCGAGGCGCGGTGCAGGTGGTGGTTCGATGTGTGCCTGAGCCATATGAGTGTCAGTCGAGAGGCATGAACCGTATACTACGGCGTTGCTTGCTGTTGCCTGGAGGCTGTGATGAACGATGTGGTGATCGTGTCTGCGGTGCGGACTGCGGTAGGTAAGTTTCAGGGTGCCTTGTCGGAGATGAGCGCGGTGCAGCTTGGTGCGATTGTGGTGCGCGAGGTCGTGTCTCGCGCGGGGATTTCACCGGCAGAGATAGACGAGTGTCTGATGGGATGCGTGCTGCCTGCAGGACTTGGGCAGAATCCAGCTCGTCAGGCTGCGCTGCAGGGTGGACTTGCGGATACGGTCTCGGCGATGACGTTAAACATGGTCTGCGGTTCGGGATTAAAGGCCGTTGCGCTTGCGGTGCAGAGCGTGATGACCGGTTCTGCCAGGATCGTTGTCGCGGGCGGAATGGAATCCATGTCGAATGCACCTTATCTGTTGCCGCTAGGACGCAAGGGCTTTCGGATGGGCGATGCTACGGTGGTCGATTCGATGGTGAAGGATGGATTGTGGTGCGCCTGTGAGGACTTCCACATGGGAATGACTGGCGAGCTCGTGGCCGAGAAGCATGGCATCACGCGCGAGGAGCAGGATGCGTACGCGCTTGCTTCGCACCGGAAGGCTGCTGCAGCTTGGCGCGAAGGGCGATTCGATGCCGAGGTTGTGCCGGTTGCAGTGCCTTCGCGCAAAGGCCCGCCTGTAATGTTTGCGAAGGATGAGAGTGTTCGTGAGGATGCTTCCCTTGAGGCTCTAGCGGCACTGCGGCCTGCGTTCAAGAAGGATGGAACAGTTACGGCGGGAAATGCTCCGGGTGTGAACGATGCCGCGGCTGCGGTTCTCGTGATGTCGGCTGCTCGGGCGAAGGCTTTGGGGTTGAAGGCGATGGTGACGGTTCGTGCGCAGGCGACGAGTGGCGTTGCGCCGAAGTGGGTAATGCTCGCTCCAGTGACTGGTGTGCAGAAAGTGTTAGAGCGAGCGGGTTGGTCGATCGACGAGGTTGACCTGTTTGAACTGAACGAGGCGTTTAGTGTGCAGGCGTTAGGCGTGATGAAGGAGCTTGGGCTTGATGCGTCGCGGGTGAATGTCAACGGAGGTGCTGTGGCGATTGGACATCCGATTGGGGCGAGTGGAGCACGAGTGCTGGTGACGCTGATCCACGAGATGATGCGTCGCGATGTTCGCAAGGGTGTTGCTGCGCTTTGTCTTGGTGGCGGGAATTCAGTGGCTTTGGCGGTGGAGCGATAGGAGGTGAAAGGCTCAACACCGACTATGCTTCGAGTATGACGGTGCATGCGGAGCGGTTTACAGGTCGGGTCGAGGAGTATGAGCGGTATCGTTTGCGCTACTCGCTTGCGGTGTTGACGTTGTTGCGCGAGCGGTGTGGTTTGCGTGAGAGGGATGTTGTCGCCGATGTTGGGGCTGGAACGGGAATGCTGTCCGAGTTGTTCCTGGAGAACGGGAATGCTGTTGTGGCGGTTGAGCCGAATGCTGCGATGCGGGTTGTGTGTGAGCGACTGCGCGAGAAGTATCCTCGGCTTACAGTAGTTGACGCTTCGGCTGAGGTTACTTCGCTAGGTGATGCTTCAGTTGACTTCGTGACTGCGGGGCGAGCGTTCCACTGGTTTGATCCGGCGCTTGCGCTTCCAGAGTTTCGTCGGGTGTTGCGTTCTCGCGGATGGCTTGTTCTGGTTGCGAATGGACGGAGTGTCGGCGACTCGGAGCAGGCTTTGGAGTATGAGCGGATTCTGGCTGAAGAGGATGTCGATCAGAAGGACGTTGCGAGTCGGTACAAGATGCATGACGTTGCAGCTGCTTTGTTTGCTGAGGGCTCGCTGATTCAGGAGCAGTTGCATGGTGAGCAGCGACTGACACTTGAGGAATTTCTTGGACAGACGCAGTCGTATTCTTCGGTTCCGCTTCCTGGAGACGCGAAATATGAAGGCATGCAGCGTGCTCTGCGGGAGCATTTTGCACGGTGGCAGCGAGAGGGTGTGCTCACAATAAGGACCACTTGCCTGCTGACCTGCGGCATCCTGGGAGCCTGAGTACCCCCCGTACCTGGAGTGATAAAGTCTTCAAAACAGGTCAGTTAGGTGCGTACTTGTATGATTTTCAGTACGATTTAGTACGACTTCGGGGAAGTCATACGACTTTATGTACAG
Coding sequences:
- a CDS encoding NAD(P)/FAD-dependent oxidoreductase; this encodes MRRARQNLEASPDVCIAGAGIIGLALALELHRCGARVTVLDRDTALSHTSIAAAGMLAAQDPENPSQLKPLSERSVALYPQFLSSIEALSGCAVPFQTSRTFQAHPSYANAFDSAMLPALTPGSNHFQMLDERSVDPRQLAAALLAAVRNTTITIREHTALRSAVDSNRNIRLDTTTGSLDTPYLVHTQGAWSLTSVIPRKGQMLSVGLPSSLKLRDVIRTTDIYIVPRTQGPRAGHALIGATVEDVGFDTTTHDVDLVYLRNQAARLLPQLADEKLCPTVDRWAGLRPGTPDALPLLGRLTDDSNQFVAVGHYRNGILLAPATAEVLAQIIIGRESEVDLTPFSPQRFPAKDGIAQ
- a CDS encoding acetyl-CoA C-acetyltransferase; protein product: MNDVVIVSAVRTAVGKFQGALSEMSAVQLGAIVVREVVSRAGISPAEIDECLMGCVLPAGLGQNPARQAALQGGLADTVSAMTLNMVCGSGLKAVALAVQSVMTGSARIVVAGGMESMSNAPYLLPLGRKGFRMGDATVVDSMVKDGLWCACEDFHMGMTGELVAEKHGITREEQDAYALASHRKAAAAWREGRFDAEVVPVAVPSRKGPPVMFAKDESVREDASLEALAALRPAFKKDGTVTAGNAPGVNDAAAAVLVMSAARAKALGLKAMVTVRAQATSGVAPKWVMLAPVTGVQKVLERAGWSIDEVDLFELNEAFSVQALGVMKELGLDASRVNVNGGAVAIGHPIGASGARVLVTLIHEMMRRDVRKGVAALCLGGGNSVALAVER
- a CDS encoding class I SAM-dependent methyltransferase encodes the protein MTVHAERFTGRVEEYERYRLRYSLAVLTLLRERCGLRERDVVADVGAGTGMLSELFLENGNAVVAVEPNAAMRVVCERLREKYPRLTVVDASAEVTSLGDASVDFVTAGRAFHWFDPALALPEFRRVLRSRGWLVLVANGRSVGDSEQALEYERILAEEDVDQKDVASRYKMHDVAAALFAEGSLIQEQLHGEQRLTLEEFLGQTQSYSSVPLPGDAKYEGMQRALREHFARWQREGVLTIRTTCLLTCGILGA